CCTGAGGCCTCACCCCAAGGCCGCGACACGGAAGGGTGAACTCCTCGCACCCCTCCTACCGGCCGGTCCGCGCCTTGCTGCCGCCCCGAGCGCGCCGATACGAAGTTCCCACCAAAAGCTACCGCCCAGTAATTCACGGGCCCGGCACCACGGGGGCGATCCACAGCATGACCGGCACGAACGACACCACCGCGCACACCACACCCGCCCTCACCGGGCACCGCACTCCATCCGCCACCCCCGGCATCAGCGGACCCACCACGCGCCCCGCCCCGCCCACCGCCGCACGCACCACACGCCCCGCCACGCCCACCCCGCCCGCCGACACCACGGACATCCACGGCCCGCGTACGCGCCCCACAGAAGCACCGGCAGGGGCACCGGCAGAGGCCGCCACCGTCCCCCGGCCCCGTCGGTCCCCCGCCGACCGCCGGCCCCTCGGCTCCGCCGGGAGCGGCCCCGGCTCGACCCGCCGGAGCCCCGGTCCGGGCGGTCGCGGCCCCGGCTCCGCCGGCCGCGGCCCCACTCGTACCGCCCCGTCCGTCCCGCGCCAGGGCCGCCCCGCCCAGCCACCCGTTGCACGCGAGGGCCGCCCCACCGCCCGGGCCGCCGCAGCCAGCCGGCGGCCCGGCACCGGCACCCCGGCCACGCCCGTCACCGCGGCCGGCGTCCCCCTGCCCACGGCCGGGGCGCAGCGCCGGGCGCACGAGAGCCGGCCGCATCACTGGTTCGCCCGTCAACTGGTGCTCGCGCTCAGCGGCCAGCGCCCCGTACACGCCCTGCTGGGTCATGCGCTGCCCGCCGCGTACGACCGGCTGGCGGAGCTCGCCCCGCAGGCGCCGCTGCGGCCGGTCAGCGGTCCCGGCCGGCGCGGGCCCGCCCCCGTCGTGCGCGACTGCGGACTGTGCCGGCCGCGCCGCGGCGTCATCGAGGCCTTCGCCCGGATCGCGGCGGACGGACGGCTGCGGGCCCTGGCCTTCCGGCTGGAGCTGGGCGCCGACTCCCGGTGGCGCTGCGCCGCCCTCGACATCGGCCCGTCCCCGGCCGTCCGGGGCCCGGTGGTCCCCTGACCGAGCAAAAACAGGGGCGCCCCGGCCGTGCTCCGGCCGGGGCGCCCCTGTCTCCGCGGTAGGGCGCCGCGTGTCCGGGGCACCTACCGCTCACTGCTTACTTCTTACTTCTTGCGGCGACGCCCGCTGCTCTTCTGGGCCTTGCGCCGCTCGGCACGGGTCAGGCCGTCCGCCTCGGAACGGGCCGGCCCGGCCTCCTCGTCGCTGATGAAGTCGCCCTCGATGACGCTGCCGTCGCCGTCCACCTTGGGAGCGGAGAAGTGCAGCCGGTCCGGCCGCTGCGGCGCCTCCAGGCCCTTGGCGTGGATCTCCGGACGCCCCGCACCGGCGGGCACCACGTCCTTGTCCAGCGAGGCCGGCTCCGCCGCTTCCTGCACCGGGACCTCCTCGACCTGCTGCTCGACCTGGACCTCCAGGTTGAACAGGTAGCCGACGGACTCCTCCTTGATGCCCTCCATCATCGCGGTGAACATGTCGAAGCCCTCGCGCTGGTACTCGACCAGCGGGTCCTTCTGGGCCATCGCCCGCAGGCCGATGCCCTCCTGGAGGTAGTCCATCTCGTAGAGGTGCTCACGCCACTTGCGGTCCAGGACGGACAGCACGACCCGGCGCTCCAGCTCCCGCATGATGTCCGAGCCGAGCTGCTCCTCGCGGGCGGCGTACTGCTCGTGGATGTCGTCCTTGATGGCGTCGGCGATGAAATCGGCGGTGATGCCCGCACGGTCGCCGGCCTCGTCCTCCAGCTCCTCGACCGTCACCTTGACCGGGTAGAGCTGCTTGAACGCGCCCCACAGGCGGTCCAGGTCCCACTCCTCGGCGAAGCCCTCGACCGTCTCCGCCTGGATGTAGGCGTCGATGGTGTCCTCCATGAAGTGCTTGACCTGGTCTTGCAGGTCCTCGCCCTCCAGGACACGCCGGCGCTCGCCGTAGATGACCTCACGCTGGCGGTTGAGCACCTCGTCGTACTTCAGGACGTTCTTCCGCGTCTCGAAGTTCTGCTGCTCGACCTGCGACTGGGCGGAGGCGATCGCCCGCGTCACCATCTTGTTCTCGATCGGCACATCGTCGGGGACATTGGCCATCGCCATGACCCGCTCGACCATCTGCGCCTTGAACAGCCGCATCAGGTCGTCACCGAGGGACAGGTAGAACCGCGACTCGCCGGGGTCGCCCTGACGGCCGGAACGACCACGCAGCTGGTTGTCGATCCGCCGCGACTCATGCCGCTCGGTGCCCAGCACGTAGAGCCCGCCGAGCTCCTTGACCTCCTCGAACTCCGCCTTGACCGCGGCCTCGGCGCGCTCCAGGGCCGCGGGCAGCGCAGCCGCCCACTCCTCGACGTGCTCGACCGGGTCCAGGCCGCGCTGGCGCAGCTCCGCCTCGGCGAGGTCGTCGGGGTTGCCGCCGAGCTTGATGTCCGTACCACGGCCGGCCATGTTCGTGGCGACCGTCACCGCGCCCCTGCGTCCGGCCTGCGCGATGATCGGCGCCTCACGGTCGTGCTGCTTGGCGTTGAGCACCTCGTGGGCGACGCCGCGCTTGTTGAGCTGCTGGGAGAGGTACTCGGACTTCTCGACCGAGGTGGTGCCGACCAGGATCGGCTGGCCCTTCCCGTGCTTCTCGACGATGTCCTCGACGACCGCGTCGAACTTCGCGGTCTCGGTGCGGTAGATCAGGTCCGCCTGGTCCATACGGACCATCGGGCGGTTCGTCGGGATCGGGACGACGCCGAGCTTGTAGATCTGGTGGAACTCGGCGGCCTCGGTCATGGCCGTACCGGTCATGCCGGAGAGCTTGTCGTAGAGGCGGAAGAAGTTCTGGAGGGTGATCGTGGCGAGCGTCTGGTTCTCGTCCTTGATCTCCACCCCTTCCTTCGCCTCGATGGCCTGGTGCATGCCCTCGTTGTAGCGGCGGCCTGCGAGGATACGGCCGGTGTGCTCGTCGACGATCATGACTTCGCCGTCGATGACGACGTAGTCCTTGTCGTTCTTGAAGAGCTCCTTGGCCTTGATCGCGTTGTTGAGGTAACCAACGAGCGGGGTGTTCACCGACTCGTACAGGTTGTCGATGCCCAGCCAGTCCTCGACCTTGCTGACACCGGACTCGTGGATGCCGACGGTGCGCTTCTTCTCGTCGACGTCGTAGTCGCCGGTCTCCTCGATGCCGCGCTGCGGGTTGGCGGCCTCGCCCCGCTTCAGACGGCGCACCAACTTGGCGAAGTCGCCGTACCACTTGGTGGCCGAGTCCGCCGGGCCGGAGATGATCAGCGGCGTACGGGCCTCGTCGACGAGGATCGAGTCGACCTCGTCGACGACCGCGAAGTTATGGCCCCGCTGGACGAGTTCGTCCTGCGACCAGGCCATGTTGTCGCGCAGGTAGTCGAAGCCGAACTCGTTGTTCGTGCCGTAGGTGATGTCGCAGTTGTACTGCTCACGGCGCTGGGCCGGCGTCATATCGGCGAGGATGCAACCGACCGTCAGGCCCAGGAACTTGTGGACACGGCCCATCATCTCCGAGTCGCGCTCGGCCAGGTAGTCGTTCACCGTGATCAGGTGGACGCCCTTGCCGGACAGCGCGTTGAGGTACGTCGGGAGGGTACCGACGAGGGTCTTGCCCTCACCGGTCTTCATCTCGGCGACGTAGCCCATGTGAAGGGCCGCGCCGCCCATCAGCTGGACGTCGTAGGGGCGCTGGCCGAGCACCCGCCGGGCGGCCTCACGGACCGTGGCGAACGCCTCGGGCAGCAGGTCATCGAGGCTCTCGCCGTTGGCGTAGCGCTCTTTGTACTCATCCGTGAGCGCCCGCAGCTCAGCGTCGGAGAGAGCCGCGAAATCCTCCTCGATGGAGTTGACCTGGCCCGCGATGCGGTGCAGTTTGCGCAGGATCTTTCCTTCGCCTGCACGCATGATCTTCGTCAAGACGGACACTTGGGCTGGTCTCCTTGCCGGTCGGGCCTGCACGGTCGAGTGCGCGGGCGCGGCATTTTTCCAAGGGGGCAGGCCCCGCCGCAACGGCCATCGTAAAGGAGGACGCTGCCGGGCCGGGAGGTACGCCGCAGCGAACCCCGTTGTCCCCTTCCCAGCGTGAACGCATGGGGCCGCGAGAAGGTGCCGGGCGGGTGCCGGGAATCAACCCGAAAACCCTTCGCCACGCTTTCCGCAACCTTGCAGACTCACGTCATGAAGCCCGTCACCCTCGCCACCGAGCGCCTCGTGCTGCGTCCCTTCGAGCCCTCCGATGCGCCCGCGGTGCATACCGCGTGCCAGGACCCCGACATTTTGCGCTGGACGAGTGTCCCCTCACCGTACGGGATGAAGGACGCGGAGCGGTTCGTGGGCGCGGTCGTCCCCGACGGCTGGCGCGACGACACCACGTACAACTTCGCCCTGGTCTCCCGGGCGGACGGCTCCCTGGTGGGCGCGATGGGCCTGGTACGCCTCGCGCAGCTGCACACCCCCGAACGGCAGGCCGAGCTGGGCTACTGGACCGCCGAGGAGCACCGCGGCCGCGGCCACACCGTCGAGGCGGGCCGCGCGGTGGTGCACTGGGCCTTCCGCGACCTGGGGGTGGAGCGCCTGGAGTGGCACGCGGAGGCCGGAAACGAAGGCTCCCGGGCAGTGGCCCGCAAGCTCGGCTTCCACATGGAAGGCACCCTGCGCGCCAAGGTGGTGCGCGAGGGCATCCGCCGGGACGCCTGGATCGGCTCCCTGCTCCCGTCCGACGTGCCCGGAAGGACCGCATCGTCCGGCGCCGCAGGCACTCCCGTCCCGGACACGACGCCGTATCTGCCCTACCCCGGCTGACCCCGTCGGCGTGGACCGGGCCGCACCCCGCCGCGCCACAACCGCCCCGTCCGCGCGCGGGCACCGCCCCCACCAGCGGTGATTCCTCTATCCTGGGCGGTTGTCAGTGCCCGCCCCTACCCTTTGCCGCATGACCGCCGTGACGCAGCCACCGCCTCTGCCGCAGCCTGTGACCGCCCTGTCCCGCGACGATGCCCGGCGCCTGGCGCTGCGGGCCCAGGGGCTGCTGGGCGCGCCGGACCGCCGGGCGGGGGTGCGCGGGGTGCTGCGGCAGCTGGGCGCGGTGCAGCTGGACACGATCTCGGTGCTGGCCCGCTCCCATGAGCTGGTGCCGTACGCCCGGCTCGGCGCCGTGGGCCGCGACGCCGTCGAGGCCGCTTACTGGACCCCGGCTCCTTCCGACGCGCCTGCGGCACCGCCGCACAGCTTTGAATACTGGTCGCACGCCGCCTGCATCCTCCCCATCGAGGAGTGGCCGCACTTCGCCTTCCGCCGGCGTGCCCGTCGCGCCAAGGGCCACCGCTGGCATGTCATGGAGGACTCCGCGCGCTCCTGTGCCGCCGTGCTGGACCGCCTGAAGGCCGAGGGCCCGCTCACCACTTCGGAGCTGGGTGGCGGGCGGAAGGGCGGCGAGTGGTGGGACTGGTCCGAGACCAAGATCGCGGTGGAGTGGCTGCTGGACACCGGCGACGTGGTCTGTACGGAACGCCGCGCCTGGAAGCGTGTGTACGACCTCGCCGAGCGCGCCGTCCCGGACGCGCTGCTCCACGACGATCTGGACGACGCCGAGTGCCTCCGCCGTCTGGTCGCGCAGGCCGGGGCCGCCATGGGGGTGGCCACCCGCGCCGACCTGGCGGACTACCACCGCCTCAAGGCCGAGCAGGTCGATGCCGTCGTCGCGGACTCCGGGCTGGTCCCGGTCGAGGTCGAGGGCTGGGGAAAGCCGGCGTGGGCCGACCCCGCCGCGCTGGACGCCCCGCCCCGCGGCCGGCACCGCACGACCCTGCTCTCGCCCTTCGACTCCCTGATCTGGGACCGGCCGCGCACGGAGCGGATCTTCGGCTTCACGCACCGCCTGGAGGCGTACGTCCCGCGCCCCCGGCGGATCCACGGGTATTTCGCGATGCCGCTGCTGGCCGGCGGTCAGCTGGTCGGCCGGGTGGACCCGGCCCGCGAGGGCACCACCCTCGTCGCCCGCCAGGTCTCCCTGCAGAGTTCCAAGGCCGTCGTCCCGATGGCCCGTGCGCTGGGAGAGGCCGCGAGCTGGGTGGGCTGCGACTCCGTACGCGTCGAGCGCTGCGACGACCAGAAGCTGGCCGGCGCCCTGCGCGCAGAACTCACCCACATGAGCGACCAGTAGGCAGCGGGCGATGACGCCGGGGGCCCGTCCGGCCCCCGGTCACCCGGCGCATCGAGGGCGCCGAGGGCAGCGGGCAGCGGGCAGCGGGCAGCGGGCAGCGGGCAGCGGGAACGTTCACCCGCCCACCGGCCGGCTCACCGGATCTCGAGGATCTTCTCCCGCATCGCGTACACCACCGCTTCCATCCGGGAGTGCAGTTGCAGCTTCTCCAGGATGTTGCGGACGTGGTTCTTCACCGTGTTCTCGGAGATGAAGAGTTCCTTGGCGATATCGCGGTTGTTCATACCCGTGGCGACCAGCTTCAGGACCTCCAGCTCGCGGTCGGTGAGCCGGGGCGCGGGCACCAGCCTGCGCTCGTCCGTGCGCTGGATCATCGACTTGAACTCCGTCAGGAGCTTGGACGCCATCGACGGGCTGATCTGCGACTGCCCGTCCGCCACGGCACGGATCGCGGTCGCCACCTCGTCGGTGGAGATCTCCTTGAGGAGGTAGCCGGTGGCTCCGGCCTTGATCGCGTCGTAGAGATCGGCCTCTTCGTCGCTGATCGTCAGCATGATGATCTTTGCGCTGGGAGCCACCTCCTTGATGGAGGTACACGCCTCGATTCCGCCGCGCTTGGGCATCCGCACGTCCATCAGCACGATGTCGGGCAGCAGATCCGCGGCCTTGTCGACCGCCTCCGCACCATCCCCCGCCTCGCCGACGACCTGGATGTCCTCTTCCTGGGCCAGAACGATCTCCAGGCCCCGCCGGAAGAGTGCGTGGTCGTCCACGACCAGGACCCGGATCGGCTCCTTGCGCGGCACGCTGACGTCCCGGCCGGCCTCGTCGTCGCCCCCGGCAGCGTTGTGGTCATGGTCCGCGGCGTCGCGCACGGGACCGAAACTGTCCCCCATTGGTCCTCCCCGTCAACTACTCGGCCGTAAGGCCTGAGCTTGGAAATAAGGCTGGTTGACAACAGCCCCCTGCGGCCAGCCCGATCAATGCCATACGACCGTCTCCCCGGCATGTCGCCGATTCGTGCCCACACGCTCCCTGGCTGGCACAAACACTATACGGCTTCAACTCCTGGCTCCTCCGGGCACGATGGTGCCCCCGGCGTACGCCGGGGGCACCGAACGGATGGGCTTCAGCCGCCCAGCGCGCCGCCTGCGCCGCCGGGCTCCTCCTCCCCGAACAAATCGGGGTTCAAGTGGATGACGCCGTAGTCGTAGGCGTGCCGCCGGTAGACGACGCTCGGCAGCTTGGTGTCGGCGTCGACGAAGAGGTAGAAGTCGTGCCCGACCAACTCCATCTCGTTGAGCGCCTGGTCGAGCAGCATCGGCGCGGCCGAGTGGGTCTTCTCACGGACGATCAGAGGCCCCTCGCCCTGGACGTCGATCGACCCCATACGGGTGGTCGGCACCTTCTGGTCGACGTCAGCGGCGAGTTCGCCGTTGGGGGTCAGGCTCGCGGCGTCGGGCACGCTGACCGCGACTTCACTCGCCGGGATGCGGCCGTTGCCGCGACGCGAGTAACGCTTGTCGTGCTGCTTGCGCAGACGCGCCTCGAGCTTCGCGGTGGCCAGATCCAGCGCGGCGTACGGATCGGCTGCGGCGGCCTCGGCCCGGACCACCGGGCCACGGGAGCGGAGGGTGATCTCCACTCGGTCGGAACGGTCGGCCTGCCGCGGGTTGGGCTCCTTGGACACCTCGACGTCCAGGCTGATCACCTTGGCGTCGAGCTTCTGGACTTTGTCCAGCTTCAGCTTCTCGGCCACGTGCTTGCGGAACCGCTCGGGCACCTCTGTCTTGCGGCCCTTGACGACGATGTCCACGCAGAACTCCGTTCCCGGATCGCTCCGCTCATCAAGCGGAGCAATTCCTTCTTGCACCAGGCTCCGGTGGTTGCCGAAGCCTCGGACTTGGCGACTTTCACCTCCTCCTCCCCCGACGACCCGCTCTCCACTCCCCCGTTTTCAGGATCGCTGCAAACGCCCCTGAACGCATTCAACCCGACATTCGAGGCAAAACACTCGCCAAGTCCTCACAACCGAACATAGCTCTCCCGGACGGATGTCGGCACCCCCTCGGAGCCCCCGGCTCCATTTGGGTGACTTTTCCTCCTCGACTACTTTCCCCGTGATAACGGCTCCATCGGTCCGCCCTCGACGGCGAAGGCACCCCGGGGTGCCGCCACCACCGCCGCCCCGCTCACCCGGCCACCGGCCGCCGCGACCGCCCGGGCAGCCTCGGCGAGCGTCGCCCCCGTGGTCACCAGATCGTCCACCAGTACGGCTGACCGCCCCGCCAGGAGCCTCCTGGCCCCGCCCGGCACCTCCAGGGCACCGGCGACATTCGCCAGCCGCTGCCGGGCGCTCAGCCCCGCCTGGTCGGCCATCACACGCCGCTGCCGCAACGCCGCGAGCACCCGGACTTCCGTCCCCGCCCGCCGCAGCTCGCCGGCCGCCGCCAGCGCGATCCTGCGCACCGGATCATGGCCCCGCCCGGCCACCGATCTCCGAGCCGAGGGCACCGGCACCAGCAGCTGAGGCCCGTCGCCCGCCCGCAGCCCGCGCACGGCCCCGGCCAGCACCGCTCCCAGCGGCCCGGCCAACGGCAGCGCACCCCGCTCCTTGTGGGCCAGCAGCACCGCCCGCACCTCGTCGGCGTACGGCGCCCCCGCCCACACCCGAGGCAACCCCACCGGGCTCGGCCGCGGCCGTACCCGCCGCGCCCCGCGCCCGTCCCGCGCAAGCACCCGACGACACTCCGCACACAGCTCCGTACGCGGCCGGCCGCACCCTGCACAGTCGACCGGCAGCACCAGAGCGGCCAGTTCGCGCCACACCCCCTGCATAACTCCACTGTCCCGCCGTCCACGCCCGGCCACCACCCCTGTGGATAACCGTGGGCAGCGCGGACAGGCGGAAACCGGGGACGTAGGGAGCTGGGGCCGTACGGACCTGGTGGGGTCTGGGGACGGGCTGCGGCCTGTCCCGCTGCGGGCTGCGGGTTGCGGGCTGCAGGCTGCGGGTCAGCCGTACGGCACATCGCGGCAGGCCGAGCCCGCCGCACGCCCCGGCCCGGGACCGGCCGCCCCCTCGCCATCGGCACCGGGCCGGTCCTGCGTCACCCGCGTCACGGGTCACCAGCCACCAGTCACCAGTCACCAGTCACCGGCGAACGCTCACGGTCACCGCCACGCTCGCGGTCACCCGGGGTAGACCGGCGCCGTCCCTTCCTTCGCCACCGTCTTCCAGTTCGCGTCCAGAGGCAGCCGCACGATGCCCTCAGTGGCGTGGGCGATCAGCGGCCTGTTCTCGTCCTCCGAGGCCGCCACCGCTATGACGCCGTTGACGCCGGGCAGCGGCTGCACGTTCGACGTCGAGCCGTCGGTCTCCATGAACTGCATCTGCTGAACCCCGCCGGACTCCCGTCCGACGACCACCAGTCGGCTGCCGCCCGCCCAGGACGCCGCCACCACATCCTCCAACTGCGGTGCGATCGGCCGGAGCTCCTGCACCGAAAGCACCGGATGCGTGGAAGTGCCGTCGCGCTCGACCCGGCCCAGCTGGAGTGTCGTACGCCCCTTGTCCTCCACCAGGACCGCGATCCGGATACCGTCAGCGGCCACCTTGATCGCCTTGATCCGCCGCCCGCCGAGACCGGGTACCGTCACCTTTTCGGGAGCGCCCTTGCCCTCGCGCAGCCGCATCAGCCGCGAACCGTGCGCATCGCGGTCCGCGATCCACAGGTCGCCCAGACCGTCCCAGCTCGGTGCCGTCAGCCCCCTATCGGGGTTCTTGGCCGAACCGGTACTGGTCAGCAGCGGATCGCCACGCTCGATGCCGTCCTCCAGGCCGGCCACATACAGGGACCGGCCGTCGCTCGACACTCCGGCCGCGGTGTCCTCCCCGCGCGAGATGGCGACCGAGCGCAGCGGGGTCTTGCCCGTTCCGAACGGCCCGCGCACCGGCGTCGGTTCAGTCGCGGAGTCCGACATGGCGACGACCTGGTGGTCACCGTCGATGAAGTACTCCTTGCCGGAGCGCCCGGTGCCCGGGGAGGGTGCGAAGTCGTGCTCGGCGTCCTCCTGGGTCAGCCCGCACAGCGAGTTGCCACTGTTGTCCTCGAGCTCCACCTTGCTGATCTTCGAGGCCCGCGTCATGTCCTGCACGGTGAAGAAGAGCTGAGCCGCCATCTGCTGGCACTGGGTGTGGTCGGTGTTCACCGCGTCCTTGCTGAGCTTGACCAGCAGCGCGTTCGAGTCGTCCAACACCAGATCGTGCGCGGCGAGCTGGGTGCCGGTCGGGAACGCCGAAGTCGTCACCTGGTTCAGCCAGTCGGTGGGCCCGGACAGCAGCGCCTCCACACTGGAGGTGATCGGCTTTATTCGCTGCCGGAGGTAGACGGGATCCGCGACAAGCGCGTTCCGGCTCGCCTTCGGCTCTCCCGACTCCGAGTTGTAGGACGCGAAGTAGTACTTGTTGACGGAGCGGTAGATGCGCTGGAAGTCGGACAGCCCGAGCACCAGCCCATCGGGCAGCCGGTCGATACGCCACTGTCCGCCCTCCTTGATGAGGTGGATCGTCTGGCGGTACGGCTTCTCCTCAGGGGTGTAGGCGTGGCTGTCGTCCACCGCCGCCACCTGGCTGCCGGACAGGGTGACCGTGTAGCCGTTGGAGTCCTCCCGGTTGGGCAGCGCCTTCGGCTCCGGCTTCGGGCGTTCCTGGAGCACATTGGTGACCTGGAACGGCCGCCAGGTCCGCTTCGCCGACTTGGCCAGATACTGGGTGGCGGTACGGAAATCCGCCTCGTCACTGGTCGTGGCGTCAAGGAAGCTGCGCACGATGTTGGTCGGCTGCGCACCGTCCTGCGGGGGCACGCCGTAGACCCGCACCTGCGACTCGCCTTCGGAGCGCGGCGACTGGTCGACCGACGTGACATCCCCGCCGTCGGGCATCGACGCACACCCGGCCAGCAGTACCGCCGCACAGCCGAGCAGCAGGAATGTCCGCGCCGGCCCGGCTCCCCTGCGGGCGCGCGTACGGGACCCGGTCGCCTCCCCGCGCTCGCCTCCGCGCTCAGTGTCCACGCAGCCCGCCTTCCCGATCCACGCCGTGCTCGGCTTTCTGCTCGGCTCCGTTCTCACGGACCGGCTCGTCGGTGCGCGCGCTCTCGCCGCGCGCTGCCTCTTCGCTCCGTTCGCCCCCGCTCTGCGGCACCACACGGGCACCGTTGCCGGGCAGTGCCGTCGGGTCGGCCGCCGGCCAGGCCACCTTCGGCTCCGGGGCGGGGGCCGAGGCATCGTCTGCCGGGGTGGCACGCGTCTGCACCGGGATCGTGGACGCCTTGCGGTCCGACCCGGCGCGCGGCTGGCCCGACTCGTCCAGCCCCCGGTTGCGCCGCGAGTCCTCCGGCTCCAGGGGGATCGGGGATCCGCGCAGCGTCTCGCCTGCCGTACGGGGCAGCGTCAGCCGGAACTGCGAGCCGCCGCCCGGCTCGCCCCAGGCCTGAAGCCAGCCACCGTGCAGCCGGGCGTCCTCGACGGCGATGGACAGGCCCAGCCCCGTACCGCCCGTCGTGCGGGCCCGGGCCGGGTCCGCACGCCAGAAACGGTTGAAGACGCGGGTGGCCTCGCCGGGCTTGAGGCCGACGCCGTAGTCACGCACCGCGACGGCCACCGCGCCGCCGTTCCGGCTGCCCGCCGACGCCAGCCGCACCACCACATCTCGGCCCTCGCCGTGCTCGACGGCGTTGACGACGAGATTGCGCAGTATGCGCTCCACCCGGCGGGAGTCGGCCTCGGCGATCACGGGCTGCTCGGCGCCGCGCACCACTATCCGGGTGCCCTTGCGCTCGGCGAGCGGTTCGGCGCCCTCGATGACGCGGTGCACCACATCGCGCAGATCGACCGGCTCGGCCTCCAGCGCGGCCGCGCCGGCGTCGAACCGGCTGATCTCCAGCAGCTCCGCGAGCAGCGATTCGAAGCGGTCCAGCTGCCCGCGCAGCAGCTCGGCGGAGCGTGCGGTGGCGGGGTCGAACTCGTCCCGCACGTCATGGATGACATCGGCCGCCATCCGTACGGTCGTCAGCGGCGTACGCAGCTCGTGCGAGACGTCGGACACGAAACGGCGCTGCATCCGGGACAGCTCCTCCAGCTGCTGGATCTTGACCTGGAGGTTCTGCGCCATCTTGTTGAAGGACTCGCCCAGCCGGGCGATGTCGTCCTCGCCGGTGACCTTCATCCGCTCCTGGAGGAGGCCTGCGGCCAGCCGCTCGGAGATCCCGGCGGCCATCCGTACGGGCGTGACGACCTGCCGCACCACCAGCCAGGCGATCGCGCCGAGCAGGATCACGACAAACACCCCGGCCGTCGCCAGCGTCCCCGTCACCAGCTTGAGCGACTCCTCTTCCTGGCTGAACGGGAAGAGGTAGTAGAGCTGGTACTGATTGCTGTTTGCATCGTTGAGCCGCTTGCCGATGATCAGCGCCGACACACCGTCGTCCGACCCGATGCGCTTGATCTGGGTGTACTGGCGGAACGTCCCGGACTTGGTGTCCAGCTTCCGCCGCAGCTCGGGAGGCACACTCCGTTCGGGATCGACATCGCCGGAGGCACGCGGACCGCGGGTGCCAGGGCTGGAGTCGCCGAACGGTTCGTCGGAGTCGGAGCTGAGTGCCACGACGGAGAAGACGCCCTGCCCGCCACTGGCGAGCTGCTCGACCAGGCCGGTCAGCCAGGTCGCGGAGTCCTGGGTGCCGCGGTTGCCGGTACGCACGGTGTCCTCGGGCCGGGTGTCGTCGGCCATCTTCTGGGCCACACTGAAACCGCCCACGGCCTGGCTCTGCGCGGCCTGTGCCTTGGCCGTGAGCAGGCCGTTCCGGACCTGGCCGACGACCACGACACCGAGCAGCAGCACCACGGCCAGCGACATCAGCAGCGTGGTCGCCACCACGCGGAGCTGAATATTGCGCCGCCACAGGCGCAGGGCGGGCAGCAGCGGCCGCCGCACCCAGCGGCTGAAGAGCCGGACCAGGGGGTGGACCGGCCCGCTCACCGCGCCATCGGGCAGCAACTGCCCGCCGCGCAGCAATCGAGCGACCATTTTTCCCGAAAAGGACATATCACCCGCCGGGTCGACGGTTCGCCCCCGCTTTCCCTCCGGGCCCGAACCGTCCCGGGTCATCATCTCAGCTGGGCCCGGCCTTGTAGCCGACCCCGCGCACGGTCACCACGATCTCCGGCCGCTCCGGGTCCCTCTCGACCTTGGAGCGCAGCCGCTGCACGTGGACATTGACCAGCCGGGTGTCGGCGGCGTGCCGATAGCCCCAGACCTGCTCGAGCAGCACCTCACGGGTGAACACCTGCCACGGCTTGCGCGCCAGCGCCACCAGCAGATCGAACTCCAGCGGGGTCAGCGCGATCGACTGCCCGTCGCGCTTCACCGAATGGCCCGCCACATCGATGACCAGGTCACCGATCGCCAGCTGCTCGGGCGCCGGCTCCTCCGAACGCCGCAGCCGCGCCCGGATACGGGCCACCAGCTCCTTGGGCTTGAACGGCTTGACGATGTAGTCGTCCGCGCCCGACTCGAGCCCGACCACCACATCCACC
This Streptomyces decoyicus DNA region includes the following protein-coding sequences:
- a CDS encoding phosphoribosyltransferase family protein, with product MQGVWRELAALVLPVDCAGCGRPRTELCAECRRVLARDGRGARRVRPRPSPVGLPRVWAGAPYADEVRAVLLAHKERGALPLAGPLGAVLAGAVRGLRAGDGPQLLVPVPSARRSVAGRGHDPVRRIALAAAGELRRAGTEVRVLAALRQRRVMADQAGLSARQRLANVAGALEVPGGARRLLAGRSAVLVDDLVTTGATLAEAARAVAAAGGRVSGAAVVAAPRGAFAVEGGPMEPLSRGK
- a CDS encoding LpqB family beta-propeller domain-containing protein, which encodes MDTERGGERGEATGSRTRARRGAGPARTFLLLGCAAVLLAGCASMPDGGDVTSVDQSPRSEGESQVRVYGVPPQDGAQPTNIVRSFLDATTSDEADFRTATQYLAKSAKRTWRPFQVTNVLQERPKPEPKALPNREDSNGYTVTLSGSQVAAVDDSHAYTPEEKPYRQTIHLIKEGGQWRIDRLPDGLVLGLSDFQRIYRSVNKYYFASYNSESGEPKASRNALVADPVYLRQRIKPITSSVEALLSGPTDWLNQVTTSAFPTGTQLAAHDLVLDDSNALLVKLSKDAVNTDHTQCQQMAAQLFFTVQDMTRASKISKVELEDNSGNSLCGLTQEDAEHDFAPSPGTGRSGKEYFIDGDHQVVAMSDSATEPTPVRGPFGTGKTPLRSVAISRGEDTAAGVSSDGRSLYVAGLEDGIERGDPLLTSTGSAKNPDRGLTAPSWDGLGDLWIADRDAHGSRLMRLREGKGAPEKVTVPGLGGRRIKAIKVAADGIRIAVLVEDKGRTTLQLGRVERDGTSTHPVLSVQELRPIAPQLEDVVAASWAGGSRLVVVGRESGGVQQMQFMETDGSTSNVQPLPGVNGVIAVAASEDENRPLIAHATEGIVRLPLDANWKTVAKEGTAPVYPG
- a CDS encoding response regulator; the encoded protein is MGDSFGPVRDAADHDHNAAGGDDEAGRDVSVPRKEPIRVLVVDDHALFRRGLEIVLAQEEDIQVVGEAGDGAEAVDKAADLLPDIVLMDVRMPKRGGIEACTSIKEVAPSAKIIMLTISDEEADLYDAIKAGATGYLLKEISTDEVATAIRAVADGQSQISPSMASKLLTEFKSMIQRTDERRLVPAPRLTDRELEVLKLVATGMNNRDIAKELFISENTVKNHVRNILEKLQLHSRMEAVVYAMREKILEIR
- the hpf gene encoding ribosome hibernation-promoting factor, HPF/YfiA family — translated: MDIVVKGRKTEVPERFRKHVAEKLKLDKVQKLDAKVISLDVEVSKEPNPRQADRSDRVEITLRSRGPVVRAEAAAADPYAALDLATAKLEARLRKQHDKRYSRRGNGRIPASEVAVSVPDAASLTPNGELAADVDQKVPTTRMGSIDVQGEGPLIVREKTHSAAPMLLDQALNEMELVGHDFYLFVDADTKLPSVVYRRHAYDYGVIHLNPDLFGEEEPGGAGGALGG